The DNA window GGTAGTTAACATGTTTATAAGAGATAAGGGACATTTTTTATTCTTTTTTTATTTATACAATAAAAAAAAGATTAAACCTAATCTTTTTTCAATCATTTATGCTCCTTTCCCCTTCCCTATTAAAAAGGGAGAACAATCCTTTTAACATCGTCTGCTAATCTATTTAAGTATATGAACATTATTTTTTTTATATAAGGGTGAATTTTTATTTTTAATAGTAGTAAAATGCAACAGACAGATTTATTTGAAGAATGTCCTGAATGTCATAGTGGACATATTCTTTATGATCATAACCATGATGAAATATTCTGTTATGATTGTGGTTTAGTATTATTAAGAAATTATTCATTTTACATACTCCTTGAAGATATATGATATGCCCCTATTTTTCCACTTATATATATTGAAGAAGATAAAAAAAAGGGGTCTAAAAAAAAGATATATATTTTTTCTCCTAAAGTAGATTAAAAATAATTTCTCTTATTTTTCTTGCTTTTTTTTATTTTATTTGTGTCCTTTTATCAAAATAATAGGAAGAAAAAAAATATTTTTTTAACAATATAATTTTTTTTCTTTTATTTTTTTATATAGTAACCCCCTAAAAAAAGATTATATTTTTTCCTCTTTTTTATCTTCTTTCAAAAATACAACAAAATTTTCTCCTTAAAAAAATGATTTAATAATGGGGGATCTCCTCATTACATTTTTTATCGTTCACTTTTTTTTAATATTCACTTTTTTCTTTTCATAAAAAAA is part of the Methanobrevibacter boviskoreani JH1 genome and encodes:
- a CDS encoding TFIIB-type zinc ribbon-containing protein, with the protein product MQQTDLFEECPECHSGHILYDHNHDEIFCYDCGLVLLRNYSFYILLEDI